The Ananas comosus cultivar F153 linkage group 22, ASM154086v1, whole genome shotgun sequence genome segment acatttctagctaaatttatttctaaatgaaataaacgaagcgggtagcgtgctacctatctctcaaaaaaaaaaagtgaagggAAAGAGAGCCCTTGGCTGGTGAGGTATAATGCCTGGAGCTTCTGGAATATGccatcataaatttaatttgcaagAGGAGAGGGAATGGCCTGTTCAAAAGAGCAATGATGAGATCCATTgtctcttccttttctttcttatttgcacaaattttaaacttttctaTTATCAAAAGCTCTGTCTGAAACAAAAAGGCCTACTTAGACTTTTGGGCCAAGTGAGCCCATTTTGGCGAAATCGGCCCATATGGGACGTAAGACTCTCTCAAAGAAATTCCCGAAGTTATCGAAGTATGAAAGCATGTGCGCTTAAATACTGCAGCTTCATTCTAGGCCTAAGCCTACTTAGTTCCATGAGATTCCCAATTTAAGTTCTTTAGGTCTTCCTCTATTGTATCCGTACACGTGACATGATTCAACTGACCTCCAATACTCACGTTTGAGATGTTAAACCTATTCTGCGTAAAATACTAGCTTGCAAGGTCATGCAACACTTGGCTTACAAGTAGCAAAATTAGCTATTTGTTTGAACTTTAATGAAGCCTTAAATACTCAGAAAGTGAATGAATTAGTTCTCTCGTTCTCTGTGTTGATGTTGGTGCAGGAGAATGGGAACtacctattctctctctctctctctctctctctctttttggggGGGCCTACTGATATTGCAGTTTCCAAAATGATCCTCATCCTCCAATTAAAATTATGTGGGTTAACCCTGTGGAAACATATCCACAGAGTTTACCCACatactttgacccttccaagtATAATAAACATTCTTCAATGAGATTCTTCAAAAAGGGGTCCATGAGACTTTAATAAATACAAAGCTAAAGCATCCTCCTTTCTTACTTTTTAACTAATTGGCTTGtcaccgactgtccctaaagcaagtggcaaagggcttggtggttggtacccgagactcaaattcgaatcctagttgattcacatttccagctaaatttatttctaaatgaaataaacgaaacgggtagcatgctacctatctctaaaaaaaaactaattggCTTGTCCAATGTACACAAACAAATGCAATTTGTGCACCATGGTTTGACTTAAATTGGATAGTAGATGGAAAATTGTTCAACTGCGCGCCAATTTCCTATCACATAAAGGGCTTAATGAGGAATTCCATATACTCTCCCCCCACAAAGCCATATTCGATTTCTCTTATCACATTACCCAACCGAAAAGGATGTCTAGATTAAGTTCAGTTGACACCCCCAATTAATCAAGAATAGTAAATGATATAACTTTAATAAAACTGTTATAGTTTGGGTTTAGATCCAGATTTCTGGTCAAGTCTACATCAATGCCCGACACAAACAATATCAAAACCTAATTCCCAATAGGAAGAGCAACTCCAGAGCAtctaaataacaataaaaatcacaaaaaactAATGTGCATATGTATTATAGTACAGAGTCCTTTCCTGAAGTTtacctacattttttttttattattatttcttttagcTTAGTAATGTTATAACAACATCATGAtcatataatatacatatacaatgACTAATTTGTCAGTTTTTATATACCTATCTCATTTTCTTCgctgtgatttaaaatttccaacatcaatcatcaaattttatgatcacagaaaaatacaaaaatacaaaaaagccCAAAACGCCTCGCCCCAAAAAAAGGGCAAAGTCCCTATTGTTCCAGAACCGTCGATCTTAAGGCCGAGGAGATGAAATTTTCCCCACACGCTCTTTTTCACTCCTGTCCCTGTCAATAGCCAAACCGTGTTTTTGGGTTAATTGctccgcaatttttttttttttttttttgtccaaattCTCACTTCAATCCTTCCTTACTCTTTAATTAAATCTCTAGTATCTGTTAGCTATATTATATGTGAATTAAAATTGGCAAAAATAATGAGCAGATACTAAAAAGGATCTAATTGTGAAAAGGCAAAATTGCACTGAAAAGTCTGAGAAACCCTCTAAAACAGCCCCCTCAACTTATTATAATTCACAaaattaaacctttttttttttttattacatctgCTTATTCGAttagctattaatttttttaaaaaaaaaatcactttaagCAGCTAAAATCATTCAATTCCAAATTTCCAATCCAAAGGAATATCAATAAAAGGAAATCAAGCACCATTTGCATAGATTTTTCAACattgtaaaattaattaattatcgaAATTGAGCTAAATTAAATTGAGAAGCGTGCGTACCTTGTTGCGAGGAACTCATCATCCCTGCGAATTGCGATCCAGTGGTGTCACCGGGGAGCAATGGTGACGGAGAAATCGGTGGGAACCCTAACGGTCTCATCCCAGGCCTTGGAGTCGAGGTAGAGCTTGGAGACCTTCCCGGCGACCCACGCGATCTCCGGCCTCGCCGCGGCCTCCGCATCGACGCACCGCAGCGCCACGCCCACCAGCCTCTCCGCGGCGTCGACCGGGTACGAGTCCCGCAGCCTCAGGTCCACCCACCTCCTCACGCCCTCcccgctcgccgccgccgccaatgCCGTGTCGATCAGCGATTGCCGCTCCAATTCGCCCCTGCGGCGATCGTATCGGTACTTCAATGGCTCCTCGCCGGAGACGAGCTCGAGGAGGACGACGCCGAGGGCGTAGATGTCGGATTGCGGGGAGACCCTCCCCCCGGCGATCACCTCGGGCGCCATGTAGCCCCTCGTCCCCTCGATGCGCCGGCCGCCGCTGCCCGATCGAGGGAGAATTCGATCGGAGGAGGAGGGAAGGACGGCGTCGGCGGGGACGTCGCCGGCGAGATCGGCGGCGCCGAAGTGGCAGATCTTGGCGCGGAAGCCGGGCTCGGTGACGATGACGGCGGAGCTCTTGATGCGGTTGTGGACGGTGGCGGCGGAGTGGAGGTGGATGTACTCGATCCCCTgggcgaggtcggcggcgaTCTGCATGCGGGAGATCCAGGAGGAGAGGGGGGTGAAGTTGGGGTTCCGAGGGTTTCGGAGGCAGTCGCGGAGGGAGGCGCCGGGGACGAACTCGTAGGCGATGTAGACGTGGTCGCCGCCGAGGGAGGCGCCGAGGAGGCGGGCGAGGCTGGTGTGGTGGCTCTTCCCGAGGGCGGCGAGGCGCGCGGAGAGGGCGGCGAGGTCGGAGCCGCCGCGGAGGGCGCGCTGGAACACCGCCGCGTCCTTGCCGCGGAGGGAGCAGCGCCACGACGCCGAGCGCGCGGAGAGGCGCTTCGAGAGGAAGTTGTTGGTGGCGGCCGCGACCTCGGCGAAGGGGTAGAGCGCGGGGAGCTCCGGGAGGGAGTCGCGGAGCGCGGCGAGGCTCgacgaggtggcggaggagtagagggacgaggacgaggacgagctCGTTGCGGCGGTGCGGCGGCTGctaatggcggcggcggcggaggaggaggtagTGGTGGcgccggcggtggcggtggagcGGGAGGAGCTCTGGTGCCGGGATTTGGGTGTGGACGCCATGGCCGCGGATTTGGTCTTGCACATGAGAGGAGGGTTTGGAGGAGGAGAAGTGGTGGAGGGCACTCGAGACCATTAGGTAGCGGTAATTAGGCTTAggcttagggttagggtttccacggggaagaagaagaggggaaggAAAGGGCTCGGGTTCGGTTACGGGagttggagagagaaagagaggagagagagagaggtgataaGATTCCTCGCGGGAGTTAGCCCACAGAACACGTTTCCGCGCGTATTTTAAAGGTGAAGTTACAAAAATACCCTCTTTCTATTTTAGCCCATTCTCTAATAATGTTGCTTTTTtaattggaaaaacttcaaaatctctcgtgtggtttcgcacttgtcattttagtactctatgatttaaaatatattaagttagtaccctgtgaactttagtaccctgtggtttaaagtgtatcaagttagtactttatgattttatttttgtatcaagttagtatcatgtggttttatttttgtatccagttagtaccctgtgattttatttgtcttttaatgaaatattaaaccatagggtactaaaatgagaaagtacgaa includes the following:
- the LOC109727625 gene encoding lysM domain receptor-like kinase 3 → MCKTKSAAMASTPKSRHQSSSRSTATAGATTTSSSAAAAISSRRTAATSSSSSSSLYSSATSSSLAALRDSLPELPALYPFAEVAAATNNFLSKRLSARSASWRCSLRGKDAAVFQRALRGGSDLAALSARLAALGKSHHTSLARLLGASLGGDHVYIAYEFVPGASLRDCLRNPRNPNFTPLSSWISRMQIAADLAQGIEYIHLHSAATVHNRIKSSAVIVTEPGFRAKICHFGAADLAGDVPADAVLPSSSDRILPRSGSGGRRIEGTRGYMAPEVIAGGRVSPQSDIYALGVVLLELVSGEEPLKYRYDRRRGELERQSLIDTALAAAASGEGVRRWVDLRLRDSYPVDAAERLVGVALRCVDAEAAARPEIAWVAGKVSKLYLDSKAWDETVRVPTDFSVTIAPR